CTCCTACTGATTGACGTTGCATAACGCCTGGTGCTAAAGTTTCAACTGGGCGTGTTTTAGTTGTTACGATTTCGCCTAAACCATCAACTGGTTGTCCAAGTGAGTTTACTACTCGACCAATTAAGGCTTCCCCAACAGGAACTTCCATAATACGACCAGTTCTTCTCACTTTATCGCCTTCACGAATTTCTTCGAAAGGTCCTAAAATAATAATACCTACATCATTTGATTCTAAATTTTGAGCCATTCCAAAAACACCATTAGAAAATTCTAGTAACTCTCCCGACATGGCATTTTCTAGTCCGTATGCACGAGCAATCCCGTCTCCGATATAAGTTACAGTTCCAACTTCATCGATGAGTAGCTCGTTACGGTACCCTTCTACTTGTTGCTTAATTAGAGCACTGATTTCTTCAGCTTTAATGCCCATTACACCTTCACCTCTTCAACCATTTCAATTTATTTCATGATTTGTTTTTTCAATGTTTCTAAATTCAAACGAATACTACCATCGAAGATTTGATGTTCTGCTTCAATAATCACGCCACCTAAAATAGCTGAATCAACTACTTCTTCAAACATGACTTTTTTACCGTCCATTTTTTTAGCAAAAGAAACAGCCAAACGTTCTTTTTGTACGTCTGTTAAAGGAACTGCTGTCGTTACTTTCGCTAGAATCGTCCGATTTTTGTAATCATAAAGTTTTTCAAATTCATCAACAATTAATTCCATATCATTCATACGATCATAATCAAAAATCATTTGAACAAAATTTTGCATCAGTTCTGGAAAGTTTTTCATTAAATTTTCAACGATTGGACGTTTTTGATTTAATGTTAAGCGAGCATCTGACAACACCAAGCCAAGACC
This Carnobacterium maltaromaticum DSM 20342 DNA region includes the following protein-coding sequences:
- the atpH gene encoding ATP synthase F1 subunit delta; translated protein: MKLDKHTVASRYAKAYYKLAEEHDTVEEAFDNMMDIRQIFADNPGLGLVLSDARLTLNQKRPIVENLMKNFPELMQNFVQMIFDYDRMNDMELIVDEFEKLYDYKNRTILAKVTTAVPLTDVQKERLAVSFAKKMDGKKVMFEEVVDSAILGGVIIEAEHQIFDGSIRLNLETLKKQIMK